A genomic segment from Streptosporangium roseum DSM 43021 encodes:
- the fabG gene encoding 3-oxoacyl-ACP reductase FabG yields MTGTKIALVSGGSRGIGRAIVLRLAQDGFDVSFCYRSAEGPAAQLVKEARQFGGRMLPVRADVTRGEEMRAWVARAEEELGPIDAVVTSAGITRDGPLVLTEEADWDEVMRTNLGGVYHLCRAAVFGMMKRRSGCIITISSVSGIYGNAAQTTYSASKAGIIGFTRALAKEVGGRGVRANVVAPGLIDTDMTDKLSERARQRLTEATALGRFGRPEEVAELVAFLASDRAAYMTGSVVEIHGGIAI; encoded by the coding sequence ATGACCGGCACCAAGATCGCGCTCGTCAGCGGTGGCTCGCGCGGCATCGGCCGCGCGATCGTGCTGAGGCTGGCACAGGACGGGTTCGACGTCAGCTTCTGCTACCGCAGCGCCGAAGGACCGGCCGCGCAGCTCGTCAAGGAGGCCCGGCAGTTCGGTGGACGGATGCTCCCGGTGCGGGCCGATGTGACCCGCGGCGAGGAGATGCGCGCCTGGGTCGCCCGCGCCGAGGAGGAGCTCGGCCCCATCGACGCGGTCGTGACGTCGGCCGGCATCACCAGGGACGGGCCGCTCGTGCTCACCGAGGAGGCCGACTGGGACGAGGTGATGCGCACCAACCTCGGGGGCGTCTACCATCTGTGCCGCGCCGCGGTGTTCGGCATGATGAAGCGCCGGTCGGGCTGCATCATCACGATCTCCTCGGTGTCGGGGATCTACGGCAACGCGGCGCAGACCACCTACTCGGCGTCCAAAGCCGGCATCATCGGCTTCACCCGCGCGCTGGCGAAGGAGGTCGGCGGCCGCGGGGTGCGGGCCAACGTGGTCGCGCCGGGACTCATCGACACCGACATGACCGACAAGCTCAGCGAGCGGGCCAGGCAGCGGCTGACGGAGGCGACAGCCCTGGGGCGGTTCGGCCGCCCGGAGGAGGTGGCCGAGCTCGTCGCCTTCCTGGCCTCCGACCGTGCCGCGTACATGACCGGCAGCGTCGTCGAGATCCACGGCGGGATCGCGATCTGA
- a CDS encoding phytoene desaturase family protein, which produces MNVSVDKRPPAWDVIVVGAGVGGLVCAAYLAASGRRVLVVEQHDVAGGNGHAFRRRSYRFDVGVHYLGDCGPDGILPAILNGLGLRDRVRFLEMDRDGFDRIVTPSLTVDVPAGWSRYRRRLVAALPREADGITRFTGICEGVADAGRRSLLAQGLDGVTERRRELRWARRSLAELFDHCGLSAVARTVLAAQSGNYGAAPRDVSVATHAAVTDHYLRGAYRLAGGGQTLIASLVEVLEAYGGELWTRCTARRISLDDGGVRGVELADGRRIAAPVVVSNADYRRTILELCDDDAGFPPKLLARASASTMRLPWAVLYVALDVARPYTPDANVWWFPGEDIERSYARLHEGDRDELPFVFVSFAAEDGRSHPAGHSSLQVMTVCPPGHGRWGMPGGPADGVRYRRDPAYLAAKRGLTEAMLTAAEKAVGPLRDHIVHLEAATPLTQERYTLSSGGTPYGLNSWGAPGRRPDRRPGVGTSVPGLYVVGQSTHFGSGITGVAVSGIMCASRITGRPLLPEVHAGATLGDPSLLPARPAGWDPPAVSRGRGGRGARGRPRLPEAG; this is translated from the coding sequence ATGAACGTCTCCGTTGACAAGCGCCCGCCCGCATGGGACGTGATCGTCGTCGGGGCGGGGGTGGGCGGCTTGGTGTGCGCCGCCTACCTCGCCGCGAGCGGCCGCCGGGTCCTCGTCGTCGAACAGCACGACGTGGCCGGGGGCAACGGCCACGCCTTCCGCCGCAGGTCCTACCGGTTCGACGTCGGCGTGCACTACCTGGGGGACTGCGGGCCGGACGGCATCCTGCCCGCCATCCTCAACGGCCTCGGCCTCCGTGACCGCGTCCGCTTCCTCGAGATGGACCGGGACGGCTTCGACCGGATCGTCACGCCGAGCCTGACGGTCGACGTCCCGGCCGGATGGTCGCGCTACCGCCGGCGGCTCGTCGCCGCCCTGCCCCGGGAGGCGGACGGGATAACGCGGTTCACCGGCATCTGCGAGGGCGTCGCCGACGCCGGCCGGCGGAGCCTGCTGGCGCAGGGCCTGGACGGCGTCACCGAGCGACGGCGGGAGCTCCGCTGGGCCCGGCGCTCGCTCGCCGAACTCTTCGACCACTGCGGGCTCTCCGCCGTCGCCCGCACGGTGCTCGCCGCGCAGTCCGGCAACTACGGCGCGGCGCCGCGTGACGTCTCCGTCGCGACGCACGCGGCCGTCACCGACCACTACCTGAGAGGGGCCTACCGCCTGGCCGGTGGCGGGCAGACGCTGATCGCGTCGCTGGTGGAGGTGCTGGAGGCGTACGGCGGTGAGCTGTGGACGCGTTGCACGGCCCGGCGCATCTCGCTCGACGACGGCGGCGTCCGAGGCGTCGAACTGGCCGACGGACGCCGGATCGCCGCGCCGGTCGTCGTCTCCAACGCCGACTACCGCCGCACGATCCTCGAACTGTGCGACGACGACGCGGGTTTCCCGCCGAAGCTCCTCGCCCGGGCGAGCGCCTCGACGATGCGCCTGCCGTGGGCTGTCCTGTACGTCGCTCTCGACGTCGCCAGGCCGTACACCCCCGACGCCAACGTCTGGTGGTTCCCCGGCGAGGACATCGAGCGGAGCTACGCGCGCCTGCACGAGGGCGACCGCGACGAGCTGCCGTTCGTGTTCGTCTCCTTCGCCGCCGAGGACGGCCGGTCCCATCCGGCCGGGCACAGCAGCCTTCAGGTGATGACCGTGTGCCCGCCCGGCCACGGGCGGTGGGGGATGCCGGGCGGCCCCGCCGACGGCGTCCGCTACCGGCGTGATCCCGCCTATCTGGCGGCGAAGCGAGGGCTGACCGAGGCGATGCTGACGGCCGCGGAGAAGGCGGTCGGACCGCTGCGCGACCACATCGTGCACCTGGAGGCGGCGACGCCGCTGACCCAGGAGAGATACACCCTCAGCAGCGGCGGGACCCCGTACGGGCTGAACAGCTGGGGGGCGCCGGGCCGCCGGCCCGACAGGCGCCCCGGCGTCGGCACCAGCGTGCCCGGCCTGTACGTGGTCGGCCAGAGTACGCACTTCGGCAGCGGGATCACCGGTGTGGCGGTCAGCGGGATCATGTGCGCGTCGCGGATCACCGGCCGCCCGCTGCTGCCGGAGGTCCACGCGGGCGCGACGCTCGGCGATCCGTCGCTGCTGCCCGCCCGCCCGGCCGGCTGGGATCCGCCGGCGGTCTCACGCGGCCGGGGCGGGCGCGGGGCCCGTGGCCGCCCGCGCCTGCCGGAGGCCGGCTGA
- a CDS encoding NAD(P)-dependent oxidoreductase, which translates to MSSDNELAFVGLGGMGAGMALCLRGAGFPLVVHNRTAAKAAPLAEAGARVAASGAEAAHGARIVILSLSDQAAVEEVLFGELAGRLRPGALVVDTSTVSPAYSADATERLARTGARRVEACVLGNPAMARAGKLRIFTAGRREDAAGAHDVLEALGQDVLHVGPAGSACVLKLSFNLILGNQIAALAEAVLLADSAGLDRDLLLTAVTKSGFSSPTLAFRAELMRTRHYEPPAFRSALMEKDLRLAVGEAALHGLELPVTAGAADRFTEAVLAGDGDKDAAVVAELRSTVR; encoded by the coding sequence GTGAGCAGCGACAACGAGCTGGCGTTCGTCGGACTCGGCGGGATGGGCGCCGGCATGGCACTGTGCCTGCGTGGCGCCGGATTCCCTCTCGTGGTGCACAACCGCACCGCGGCCAAGGCCGCGCCCCTCGCCGAGGCGGGAGCGCGCGTCGCCGCCTCGGGCGCCGAGGCCGCCCACGGCGCGCGGATCGTCATCCTCAGCCTCAGCGACCAGGCAGCGGTCGAAGAGGTCCTCTTCGGCGAGCTGGCCGGGCGGCTGCGTCCCGGCGCGCTCGTCGTGGACACTTCGACCGTCTCACCCGCCTACTCCGCGGACGCGACCGAGCGGCTGGCCCGGACCGGCGCCCGGCGCGTGGAGGCCTGCGTGCTCGGAAACCCCGCCATGGCGCGTGCGGGCAAGCTGCGGATCTTCACGGCCGGACGGCGTGAGGACGCCGCCGGGGCACATGACGTCCTGGAGGCACTCGGCCAGGACGTGCTGCACGTCGGCCCGGCAGGCTCGGCGTGCGTGCTGAAACTGTCCTTCAACCTGATCCTCGGCAACCAGATCGCCGCACTGGCCGAGGCGGTGCTGCTGGCCGACAGTGCCGGGCTCGACCGGGACCTCCTTCTCACCGCCGTCACCAAGAGCGGGTTCAGCTCGCCGACGCTGGCGTTCCGGGCGGAGCTGATGCGGACCCGCCACTACGAACCCCCGGCGTTCCGCAGTGCCCTGATGGAGAAGGACCTGCGCCTCGCGGTGGGCGAGGCCGCCCTGCACGGCCTTGAGCTGCCTGTCACGGCGGGCGCGGCCGACCGGTTCACCGAGGCGGTCCTCGCCGGTGACGGCGACAAGGACGCCGCCGTCGTCGCCGAGCTGCGCTCCACCGTCCGCTGA
- a CDS encoding TcmI family type II polyketide cyclase, with amino-acid sequence MHRTLIVARMEPAEADNVAQIFADSDASDLPRMVGVSRRTLFRFHDLYFHLVEADEDITPNLYKARSHPLYDEINQRLSKHIRPYDPNWREPKDAMASPFYIWEADGE; translated from the coding sequence GTGCATCGGACATTGATCGTCGCCCGGATGGAACCGGCCGAGGCAGACAACGTGGCGCAGATATTCGCGGACTCGGACGCCAGCGACCTGCCCCGGATGGTCGGAGTGTCACGGCGCACGCTCTTCCGCTTCCACGACCTCTACTTCCACCTGGTGGAGGCGGACGAGGACATCACGCCGAACCTCTACAAAGCACGCAGTCACCCGCTCTACGACGAGATCAACCAGCGGCTGTCCAAGCACATCCGGCCGTATGACCCGAACTGGCGGGAGCCCAAGGACGCGATGGCCAGCCCCTTCTACATCTGGGAGGCAGACGGTGAGTGA
- a CDS encoding cupin domain-containing protein, with the protein MSEQVDQLSAPAKVAACDVVPNRRRGGDIRVVLSPKTVASTSGFMGTLTLAPGEYVAEHYHPYSEEFLYVVRGRLTARIEGAQTIELAAGEGLMVPKGLRHRVWNDGDEETHAVFHLSPLAPRPDLGHVDTEPLPQSGIAEPVPDVGGPR; encoded by the coding sequence GTGAGTGAGCAAGTGGACCAGCTGTCCGCGCCGGCGAAGGTCGCCGCGTGCGACGTCGTGCCGAACCGGCGCCGCGGTGGTGACATCCGGGTGGTCCTCAGCCCGAAGACCGTCGCCTCGACCTCCGGTTTCATGGGCACGCTGACTCTCGCGCCCGGCGAGTACGTGGCCGAGCACTACCACCCCTACTCGGAGGAGTTCCTCTACGTGGTGCGTGGCCGGCTCACCGCCCGGATCGAGGGCGCGCAGACCATCGAGCTGGCGGCCGGTGAGGGGCTGATGGTCCCCAAGGGGCTGCGGCACCGGGTCTGGAACGACGGCGACGAGGAGACCCACGCGGTCTTCCACCTGAGCCCGCTGGCGCCGCGGCCCGACCTGGGCCACGTCGACACCGAGCCGCTGCCGCAGTCGGGGATCGCCGAACCCGTACCCGACGTGGGAGGGCCGCGCTGA
- a CDS encoding beta-ketoacyl-[acyl-carrier-protein] synthase family protein — protein MVNDRRVVITGIGVTAPGGIGTKAFWELLTAGRTATRNITLFDASGFRSRIGAECDFDPAAEGLSPQEIRRMDRAAQFGVVCAREALADSGLEEGAVPPERIGVSIGSAVGCTMGLEQEYVVLSDGGRRWLVDPAYAVQHLYGYMVPSTMACEVAWAAGAEGPVSLISTGCTAGLDAVGNGCQLIWTGRADVVIAGATDAPLSPITSACFDAIKATSPNNDDPAHASRPFDADRDGFVLGEGAAVFVLEEREAARRRGAHIYAEIVGFAGRSNAYHMTGLKPDGREMAEAIRQAMHLGRVDAADIDYINAHGSGTKQNDRHETAAFKRALGQRAYEVPVSSIKSMIGHSLGAIGAIEVAACALAIEHQVVPPTANLHTRDPECDLDYVPLTAREHPIDSVLSVGSGFGGFQTAMVIVRDRAA, from the coding sequence ATGGTCAACGACAGGCGCGTCGTCATCACCGGGATCGGCGTGACGGCGCCGGGCGGCATCGGGACCAAGGCGTTCTGGGAGCTGCTCACGGCCGGCCGTACCGCCACCCGTAACATCACGCTGTTCGACGCGTCCGGGTTCCGCTCCCGCATCGGGGCGGAGTGCGACTTCGATCCCGCCGCGGAGGGCCTGAGCCCGCAGGAGATCCGGCGGATGGACCGGGCCGCGCAGTTCGGCGTCGTGTGCGCCAGGGAGGCCCTGGCCGACAGCGGCCTGGAGGAGGGCGCGGTCCCGCCGGAGCGGATCGGCGTCAGCATCGGCAGCGCCGTGGGCTGCACGATGGGCCTTGAGCAGGAGTACGTCGTGCTGAGCGACGGCGGCCGGCGCTGGCTCGTCGACCCCGCCTACGCGGTGCAGCACCTGTACGGCTACATGGTGCCGAGCACGATGGCGTGCGAGGTCGCGTGGGCGGCGGGGGCCGAGGGGCCGGTGTCGCTGATCTCCACCGGGTGCACGGCGGGGCTGGACGCGGTCGGCAACGGCTGCCAGCTGATCTGGACGGGCCGGGCCGACGTCGTGATCGCCGGAGCCACCGACGCGCCGCTCTCGCCGATCACGTCGGCGTGCTTCGACGCGATCAAGGCGACCTCGCCGAACAACGACGACCCGGCACATGCCTCCCGGCCGTTCGACGCCGATCGGGACGGGTTCGTGCTCGGAGAGGGCGCCGCCGTCTTCGTGCTGGAGGAGCGGGAGGCCGCGCGCCGGCGCGGAGCGCACATCTACGCGGAGATCGTCGGGTTCGCCGGCCGCAGCAACGCCTACCACATGACCGGTCTCAAGCCCGACGGGCGCGAGATGGCCGAGGCGATCCGCCAGGCCATGCACCTGGGGCGCGTGGACGCCGCGGACATCGACTACATCAACGCGCACGGTTCGGGCACCAAGCAGAACGACAGGCACGAGACCGCGGCCTTCAAGCGCGCGCTCGGCCAGCGTGCCTACGAGGTGCCGGTCAGCTCCATCAAGTCGATGATCGGGCACTCGCTCGGGGCCATCGGGGCGATCGAGGTGGCCGCCTGCGCGCTGGCCATCGAGCACCAGGTGGTGCCGCCGACGGCGAACCTGCACACCCGCGATCCCGAGTGCGACCTGGACTACGTGCCGCTGACCGCGCGTGAGCACCCGATCGACTCCGTGCTCAGCGTCGGCAGCGGGTTCGGCGGCTTCCAGACCGCCATGGTCATCGTGCGGGACCGGGCGGCATGA
- a CDS encoding ketosynthase chain-length factor produces MSRRAVITGIGVTAPNGLGTEAYWAATLEGRSGIGPISRFDPAGYPVRVAGEVSDFTAAEHVPSRLIPQTDNWTHLGLAAAAWALDDAGADPAAFPEYEMAVVTASSSGGTEFGQREIERLWSKGPSWVGAYQSIAWFYAATTGQISIRHGMRGSCGVVCAEQAGALDAAGQARQLIRTGTRLVVTGGTDASLCPYGLTAQHSTGRLSQGDDPGRAYLPFDVGAAGYVPGEGGAMLVVENAADAHARSAPVIYGEIAGYAATFDPRPGSGREPGLRRAMELALADAGLAAGGVDVVFADAAGVPELDLQEATAIRAVFGPDGVPVTAPKTMTGRLYAGGAALDLAGALLAIRDGVIPPTAGVTELAPGCDIDLVRGAAREARVGTAMVVARGYGGFNAAIVVTKTD; encoded by the coding sequence ATGAGCAGACGGGCTGTCATCACCGGGATCGGGGTCACCGCGCCGAACGGGCTCGGGACCGAGGCGTACTGGGCGGCCACGCTCGAAGGGCGCAGCGGCATCGGGCCGATCAGCCGGTTCGACCCCGCCGGCTACCCGGTCCGCGTGGCCGGGGAGGTGAGCGACTTCACCGCCGCCGAGCACGTGCCCAGCCGTCTCATCCCGCAGACCGACAACTGGACCCACCTCGGACTGGCCGCGGCCGCCTGGGCCCTGGACGACGCGGGCGCCGATCCGGCGGCGTTCCCCGAGTACGAGATGGCGGTGGTGACCGCCAGCTCCTCCGGGGGGACGGAGTTCGGGCAGCGGGAGATCGAACGGCTGTGGTCCAAGGGGCCCTCGTGGGTCGGCGCCTACCAGTCGATCGCCTGGTTCTACGCCGCGACCACCGGGCAGATCTCCATCCGCCACGGGATGCGCGGCTCGTGCGGGGTCGTCTGCGCCGAACAGGCGGGGGCCCTGGACGCGGCCGGGCAGGCGCGCCAGCTGATCCGGACCGGGACCCGGCTGGTGGTCACCGGCGGCACCGACGCGTCGCTGTGCCCCTACGGCCTGACCGCGCAGCACAGCACCGGCAGGCTCAGCCAGGGCGACGACCCAGGCCGGGCCTACCTGCCCTTCGACGTCGGCGCGGCCGGTTACGTGCCCGGCGAGGGCGGCGCGATGCTGGTCGTGGAGAACGCGGCCGACGCGCATGCCCGATCCGCGCCGGTCATCTACGGGGAGATCGCCGGTTACGCCGCGACCTTCGACCCGCGACCGGGATCCGGCCGCGAGCCGGGACTGCGCCGGGCGATGGAGCTGGCGCTGGCCGACGCCGGCCTCGCCGCCGGCGGGGTCGACGTGGTCTTCGCGGACGCGGCCGGGGTGCCGGAACTCGACCTGCAGGAGGCCACCGCGATCCGCGCGGTCTTCGGCCCGGACGGGGTGCCGGTCACCGCGCCCAAGACGATGACCGGCCGGCTCTACGCCGGCGGCGCGGCGCTCGACCTGGCCGGCGCGCTGCTGGCCATCCGCGACGGTGTCATCCCGCCCACGGCGGGCGTCACCGAGCTGGCGCCGGGATGCGACATCGACCTGGTCCGCGGCGCGGCACGCGAGGCGCGGGTCGGCACCGCCATGGTCGTCGCCCGCGGCTACGGCGGATTCAACGCGGCAATCGTCGTAACGAAGACCGACTGA
- a CDS encoding acyl carrier protein produces the protein MAQPGSFTLDDLKEVMRACAGVTDSVDLDSDIADITFTDLGYDSLAVLEMAAKLQNHLGVVIPDDVAEQLPTPRALAEYVNVRLAA, from the coding sequence ATGGCACAGCCTGGCTCATTCACCCTCGACGACCTGAAAGAGGTCATGCGCGCCTGCGCCGGGGTCACCGACTCCGTGGACCTCGACAGCGATATCGCCGACATCACGTTCACGGATCTCGGATACGACTCGCTCGCGGTTCTGGAGATGGCGGCGAAGCTCCAGAACCACCTGGGCGTCGTGATCCCCGACGACGTGGCGGAGCAGCTGCCCACGCCGCGGGCGTTGGCCGAGTACGTAAACGTCCGGCTGGCGGCCTGA
- a CDS encoding SRPBCC family protein gives MAGHTDNAIVIKAPMELVWDMTNDVASWPQLFSEYATAEILERGGDTVTFRLTMHPDEEGRVWSWVSERTADPVKREVRAHRIETGPFEFMNIYWEYREVEDGVRMRWVQDFHMKPQAPADDDGMTEHLNRNTAIQMDRIKGLVEAAAAAFAGPGRRAVE, from the coding sequence ATGGCAGGACACACAGACAACGCGATCGTCATCAAGGCGCCCATGGAGCTGGTCTGGGACATGACCAACGACGTCGCGTCGTGGCCCCAGCTGTTCAGCGAGTACGCCACCGCGGAGATCCTCGAACGCGGCGGCGACACGGTCACCTTCCGCCTCACCATGCATCCCGACGAGGAGGGCAGAGTGTGGAGCTGGGTCTCGGAGCGGACCGCCGACCCGGTGAAGCGCGAGGTGCGCGCGCACCGGATCGAGACCGGCCCCTTCGAGTTCATGAACATCTACTGGGAGTACCGCGAGGTCGAGGACGGCGTGCGGATGCGCTGGGTGCAGGACTTCCACATGAAGCCGCAGGCACCGGCGGACGACGACGGGATGACCGAGCACCTCAACCGCAACACCGCGATCCAGATGGACCGGATCAAGGGGCTGGTCGAGGCGGCCGCGGCGGCGTTCGCCGGACCGGGCCGGCGGGCAGTGGAATGA
- a CDS encoding anthrone oxygenase family protein, whose amino-acid sequence MIRALVPLALLANGIAAGVMLGNAIGLAAHALRLPYAGYVDLIKFMWPRYDPFLPITNVLGFGLDVAIAVTVHGERGTTGASGLFGLAAALLAVLMAISLLKNVPINKYVTALDPASPPDDWPERDPRASWKNWNNVRVVLSMAALIANLAGAAVLL is encoded by the coding sequence ATGATCCGGGCGCTCGTCCCGCTGGCACTCCTCGCGAACGGCATCGCGGCGGGCGTCATGCTCGGCAACGCGATAGGGCTGGCGGCGCACGCCCTCCGGCTGCCGTACGCGGGGTACGTCGATCTGATCAAGTTCATGTGGCCGCGCTACGACCCGTTCCTGCCCATCACGAACGTGCTGGGGTTCGGGCTGGACGTCGCCATCGCGGTGACGGTCCACGGCGAGCGGGGCACCACCGGCGCCTCCGGCCTGTTCGGGCTGGCCGCGGCGCTGCTCGCCGTACTCATGGCGATCTCGCTGCTCAAGAACGTTCCGATCAACAAGTACGTGACCGCGCTCGATCCGGCCAGCCCGCCGGACGACTGGCCCGAGCGCGATCCACGCGCCAGCTGGAAGAACTGGAACAACGTGCGGGTGGTGCTCTCCATGGCCGCGCTGATCGCCAATCTGGCGGGAGCGGCAGTCCTCCTTTAG
- a CDS encoding SDR family NAD(P)-dependent oxidoreductase has translation MELKLTGKKALVTGGSRGIGRGIVLGLARAGADVVTCYRTESEAVTSLARELKETGGNHQLVKADVSDPAEVDALVEDCRTSLGSLDVVVHNAGVISHVPFAELPVEEWRRVVENNLGGPYLVTQRALPLLSAGGSIIFIGSRVATVGIPLRSHYTATKAGLVGLTRSLAKELGPRGLRVNVVAPGPVETEEPAPAEVRERYQKMIPLGRLGTPEDVAGVVAFLASDLSRFVNGETINVDGGI, from the coding sequence ATGGAACTCAAGCTGACAGGCAAGAAGGCACTCGTGACCGGAGGCTCACGCGGTATCGGGCGGGGAATCGTCCTCGGCCTCGCCCGCGCGGGCGCCGACGTGGTGACGTGCTACCGGACCGAGAGCGAGGCCGTCACGAGCCTGGCCCGCGAGCTCAAGGAGACCGGCGGCAACCATCAGCTCGTCAAGGCGGACGTGAGCGACCCGGCCGAGGTCGACGCGCTCGTCGAGGACTGCCGCACCTCGCTCGGCTCCCTCGACGTGGTCGTGCACAACGCGGGCGTCATCAGCCACGTGCCGTTCGCCGAGCTCCCGGTCGAGGAGTGGCGGCGCGTGGTGGAGAACAACCTGGGCGGGCCGTACCTGGTGACGCAGCGGGCGCTGCCGCTGCTGTCGGCCGGTGGTTCCATCATCTTCATCGGCTCCAGGGTGGCCACCGTCGGGATCCCGCTGCGCTCCCACTACACCGCCACCAAGGCCGGCCTGGTCGGGCTCACCCGCTCCCTCGCCAAGGAGCTGGGCCCGCGGGGGCTGCGCGTGAACGTGGTGGCGCCGGGGCCGGTCGAGACGGAGGAACCCGCTCCGGCCGAGGTGCGGGAGCGGTACCAGAAGATGATCCCGCTCGGCCGGCTCGGCACCCCCGAGGACGTGGCCGGGGTCGTGGCGTTCCTGGCCAGCGACCTGTCGCGGTTCGTGAACGGCGAAACGATCAATGTCGACGGGGGGATCTGA
- a CDS encoding FAD-dependent monooxygenase: MYDENVPVLIVGGGPVGLSTAVFLGRHGIRSLLVEKRADTSLLPRAPGLQARTMELFRAAGLGKEIRALEIGDSHPFFEGGILRVNTFSEIVDAEVLEAPSLDGPAISPERVMGCGQDRYEVVLAEKARELGCEVRFASRLRSIEQDDDGVTAQVEDVRTGVVRTIRAGYLVGADGAGSSVRRALGVSRSGRGTVFNALSIYFRAPELEEILADRPFILCYATAGGTMTGLSRLHGRDPWLAAPVYHPEKGESPADFTDERCVEIVRTASGKPDMHVEIMAKVPWEGSQLVAEHFRVGRVFLAGDAAHVHPPAGGFGANTGIHDAHNLAWKLAATLHGWAGAELLDTYHDERHAVGEAMAEQAMVRNRIRHGHASDEVRARMVDDIIITLGYRYRSQAVVTEEYRPVLTAPLELTGEPGTRAPHLWLERDGERLSTIDLFWDSFVLLTGPEGTAWQEAADRLAGRTAVPLRVVRIGAGGDYAAVDGDWAAAFGVSARGAVLVRPDAFVAWRSGDGQPGPEKVLADVLDQAAGTATVAAMAR, from the coding sequence ATGTACGACGAGAACGTCCCGGTACTGATCGTGGGAGGCGGCCCGGTCGGGCTGTCCACCGCGGTCTTCCTCGGCCGGCACGGCATCAGGTCCCTGCTCGTCGAGAAACGGGCCGACACCTCCCTGCTGCCGCGCGCCCCCGGCCTGCAGGCGCGCACCATGGAGCTGTTCCGGGCGGCGGGACTGGGCAAGGAGATCCGGGCGCTGGAGATCGGCGACTCGCACCCGTTCTTCGAGGGCGGCATCCTGCGGGTCAACACCTTCTCGGAGATCGTGGACGCGGAGGTCCTGGAGGCCCCGTCGCTGGACGGCCCGGCCATCAGCCCGGAGCGGGTCATGGGGTGCGGCCAGGACCGCTACGAGGTGGTGCTGGCCGAGAAGGCGAGGGAGCTCGGCTGCGAGGTGCGCTTCGCCAGCCGGCTGCGGTCGATCGAACAGGACGACGACGGGGTGACCGCCCAGGTGGAGGACGTGCGGACCGGTGTGGTCCGCACGATCCGCGCCGGCTACCTGGTCGGCGCGGACGGCGCGGGCAGCTCGGTCCGCCGGGCGCTGGGCGTCTCCCGCTCCGGCCGCGGCACCGTGTTCAACGCGCTCAGCATCTACTTCCGCGCCCCTGAGCTGGAGGAGATCCTGGCGGACCGGCCGTTCATCCTGTGCTACGCCACCGCCGGGGGAACGATGACCGGGCTGTCCCGCCTGCACGGTCGGGACCCGTGGCTGGCCGCCCCGGTGTACCACCCCGAGAAAGGCGAATCCCCGGCCGACTTCACCGACGAGCGCTGCGTCGAGATCGTCCGGACGGCGTCCGGCAAGCCGGACATGCACGTCGAGATCATGGCGAAGGTCCCCTGGGAAGGCTCCCAGCTGGTGGCGGAGCACTTCAGGGTGGGCCGGGTCTTCCTGGCGGGGGACGCCGCCCACGTGCACCCGCCGGCCGGCGGGTTCGGCGCCAACACCGGCATCCACGACGCGCACAACCTGGCGTGGAAGCTCGCGGCCACGCTGCACGGCTGGGCGGGTGCCGAACTGCTCGACACCTACCACGACGAGCGTCACGCGGTGGGCGAGGCGATGGCCGAGCAGGCGATGGTCCGCAACCGCATCCGGCACGGGCACGCCAGCGACGAGGTCCGCGCCCGGATGGTCGATGACATCATCATCACGCTCGGCTACCGGTACCGCTCCCAGGCGGTCGTGACCGAGGAGTACAGGCCGGTGCTGACGGCGCCGCTGGAACTCACCGGGGAGCCCGGCACCCGGGCGCCGCACCTCTGGCTCGAACGGGACGGTGAGCGGCTGTCCACGATCGACCTGTTCTGGGACTCCTTCGTGCTCCTCACCGGCCCCGAGGGCACGGCGTGGCAGGAGGCGGCCGACCGGCTGGCCGGGCGCACCGCGGTGCCGCTGCGCGTCGTGCGGATCGGCGCCGGCGGGGACTACGCCGCGGTGGACGGCGACTGGGCCGCGGCCTTCGGCGTCTCGGCGCGCGGCGCGGTCCTGGTGCGGCCGGACGCGTTCGTGGCCTGGCGGAGCGGCGACGGCCAGCCCGGACCCGAGAAGGTCCTCGCCGACGTCCTCGACCAGGCGGCCGGCACCGCGACCGTGGCCGCGATGGCGCGCTGA